The following are encoded in a window of Candidatus Microthrix parvicella Bio17-1 genomic DNA:
- a CDS encoding Ig-like domain-containing protein: MSPRIYPVAAALALLATSFVVIPAEAGAQQGEPVPSAAPTTGDEAIEALGAGLPQAASDAGLSPAELTDRFTTDPSLQATPDGILTYDDPAPPAPPQARTGETDSAAFVPGSTFNLSSKPGANRTIYLDFLGGTVTDTYWNATYTGGAPIVVPPWDIDGNSATLSIAEQKIIQTAWHVVAEDFAPWDVNVTTANPGLAALERTNAADQVFGQRVMYSNSNHGMCTGCAGVAIIGAFDATGSYLGPAWAFTDTLYGEPKYYGDVSSHELGHTFTLGHDGTSGAAYYAGHDDWSPIMGSTAWRPIVQWSKGEYDDANRQEDDLSLIAANGVDLKPDDHGDTLATGTPITPATPVKGLINTSADIDQFTFDGSGPFTASLSLWDEHPNLDARLRLLNSAGSQVAASDPQKLGAPSLSVPSLAGGRYSIEVDGVGWGDPLGTGYTDYGSLGAYALSTSFNQAPIANGTITPTTVQYQGTLSYNASLSSDPDGTITAYNWNFGDGTTSTSASGTKAYSAPGSYTATLKVTDNKGATGTKTFAVTVNEPEAVDDTAATTEHGIVSVFVLANDIPSPAPSATIAAITQPAKGSASIFSMPSKGIRFDAGTDFDGLDTGETEDATFTYTRQQDGYTDTATVTVTVSGENDAPVAADSSKTTDEDTALTFAAPMSDVDVEPLTITKTTQPSAGSVTISGTNLVFNPGNDFQALRAGQTSQVTFTYTASDGDLTATGTITVTVTGLNDSPVAVNDTAATPQGTSASLDPTINDIDPEGDSLGVASVSAPNAGSATRVSPHEVRFTPSPADNALDDGESANRTFDYVVTDGAASDTGTVTVTVTGVNDRPVAANGSKTTDEDTVLTFAAPMSDVDVEPLTITKTTQPSAGSVTISGTNLVFNPGNAFQALGGGQTQQVSFTYTATDGDLTDTGTITITVTGVNDAPVAANDSYSAVAGQGLTFDPVTGHGADTDVDTAVSTLTVPALPSGGTGTISRVGATGFTYNPPPAANLLRIGTSLIDTFTYTVSDGHLTDTATITFTVTRELPAECTSAPPHGFTDVTAGDWYDGPVAWVKAMGITSGTTPTLYGPHTRTTRAQMATFLWGLRGRPTGNANPGFSDVPSDAYYAEAVAYLVGSGVTSGTSATRFSPNAPVTRAQMATFLWALAGQPATAASNPFNDVPAGKYYTVPATWAAEVGITTGTSPGVFSPDSAVTRAQMATFLRHYVCTVGYA; encoded by the coding sequence ATGAGTCCGCGCATTTACCCGGTAGCGGCTGCGCTCGCGCTGCTCGCCACCTCGTTTGTCGTCATTCCCGCTGAAGCGGGCGCACAGCAGGGCGAGCCGGTCCCCAGCGCTGCGCCAACGACGGGGGATGAGGCCATCGAGGCCCTCGGTGCCGGACTTCCTCAGGCCGCCAGTGACGCCGGTTTGTCACCGGCAGAGCTGACCGACCGGTTCACGACCGATCCGTCGCTGCAAGCCACGCCGGACGGCATCCTCACCTACGACGACCCCGCCCCACCCGCCCCACCCCAGGCCAGGACCGGTGAGACCGATTCCGCAGCGTTCGTGCCAGGATCCACGTTCAACCTCAGCTCCAAACCCGGTGCAAATCGAACGATTTACCTCGACTTCCTCGGCGGCACGGTCACCGACACCTACTGGAATGCCACTTACACGGGAGGCGCCCCGATCGTGGTTCCGCCCTGGGACATCGACGGCAACAGCGCCACGCTGTCGATCGCCGAGCAGAAGATCATTCAGACCGCCTGGCACGTGGTAGCGGAAGACTTCGCTCCGTGGGACGTCAACGTCACGACTGCAAACCCCGGTCTCGCCGCCCTCGAGCGGACGAATGCGGCCGACCAGGTATTTGGTCAACGGGTCATGTATTCCAATTCGAATCATGGGATGTGCACGGGTTGCGCGGGGGTGGCGATCATTGGTGCCTTTGATGCCACCGGCAGCTACCTCGGCCCGGCGTGGGCCTTCACGGACACGCTCTACGGTGAGCCGAAGTACTACGGCGATGTCTCAAGCCACGAGCTTGGGCACACGTTCACCCTCGGCCACGACGGCACTTCGGGAGCGGCCTACTACGCGGGCCATGACGACTGGAGTCCGATTATGGGCTCCACTGCATGGCGCCCGATCGTCCAGTGGTCGAAGGGGGAGTACGACGACGCCAACCGGCAGGAGGACGATCTCTCGCTGATCGCGGCGAACGGGGTCGACCTCAAGCCCGATGACCATGGCGACACGCTCGCCACAGGAACCCCGATCACGCCGGCCACACCGGTGAAGGGGCTGATCAACACCTCCGCCGACATCGACCAGTTCACCTTTGATGGTTCCGGTCCGTTTACAGCGTCGCTGTCGCTCTGGGACGAGCATCCAAACCTCGATGCCCGACTTCGGCTTTTGAACAGCGCCGGCTCTCAAGTCGCCGCCTCCGACCCGCAGAAGCTCGGCGCGCCCTCCCTCTCCGTGCCGTCCCTCGCCGGCGGCCGTTATTCCATCGAGGTCGACGGTGTCGGGTGGGGCGACCCGCTCGGCACGGGCTACACCGACTACGGAAGCCTCGGTGCCTACGCCCTGAGCACAAGCTTCAACCAAGCACCGATCGCAAACGGCACCATCACCCCGACCACGGTTCAGTACCAAGGCACCCTCTCCTACAACGCCTCGCTCTCCAGCGATCCTGACGGCACGATCACGGCCTACAACTGGAACTTCGGTGACGGCACAACGAGCACCTCTGCGAGCGGCACCAAGGCCTACTCGGCGCCCGGGAGCTACACCGCCACCCTGAAGGTGACCGATAACAAGGGTGCCACCGGCACCAAGACGTTCGCGGTCACCGTCAACGAGCCCGAAGCGGTCGATGACACCGCCGCCACCACCGAACATGGAATCGTCTCGGTGTTCGTGCTCGCCAACGACATTCCCTCACCGGCGCCGTCCGCCACCATTGCTGCAATCACCCAACCGGCCAAAGGCTCGGCGTCGATCTTCTCGATGCCATCGAAAGGAATTCGCTTCGATGCCGGGACCGACTTTGACGGTCTCGACACCGGGGAGACCGAAGATGCAACGTTCACCTACACGCGCCAGCAGGACGGCTACACCGACACCGCAACGGTGACCGTGACGGTGTCCGGTGAGAACGATGCACCGGTTGCCGCCGACAGCTCCAAAACGACCGACGAGGACACGGCGTTGACGTTCGCTGCGCCGATGTCCGATGTTGATGTCGAGCCGCTGACGATCACCAAGACCACCCAGCCATCGGCGGGCTCGGTCACCATCTCGGGCACCAACCTTGTCTTTAACCCGGGCAACGATTTCCAAGCGCTCAGGGCAGGCCAAACGAGTCAGGTGACGTTTACCTACACCGCCAGTGATGGCGACCTCACCGCGACCGGCACCATCACCGTCACCGTCACCGGACTCAACGATTCACCCGTCGCAGTGAACGACACCGCAGCCACCCCGCAGGGGACGTCGGCGTCGCTCGATCCCACAATAAACGACATCGACCCCGAAGGTGATTCGCTTGGGGTAGCGAGCGTCAGCGCTCCCAATGCCGGCTCCGCGACCCGGGTCTCGCCCCATGAGGTCCGGTTCACACCGAGCCCGGCCGACAATGCACTCGACGACGGCGAGTCCGCCAACCGAACCTTCGACTATGTCGTGACCGACGGTGCGGCCTCCGACACCGGGACTGTGACCGTGACCGTCACCGGGGTCAATGACCGCCCGGTCGCCGCCAACGGTTCCAAGACGACCGACGAGGACACGGTGTTGACGTTTGCGGCACCGATGTCCGACGTTGATGTCGAGCCGCTGACGATCACCAAGACCACCCAGCCATCGGCCGGGTCGGTCACCATCTCGGGCACCAACCTTGTTTTCAACCCGGGCAACGCTTTCCAAGCGCTCGGGGGAGGCCAAACACAGCAGGTGAGCTTCACCTACACCGCCACCGACGGCGACCTCACCGATACCGGCACTATCACGATCACCGTGACCGGAGTCAACGATGCTCCCGTGGCAGCAAATGACAGCTACTCGGCGGTCGCCGGTCAGGGGTTGACATTCGATCCGGTCACAGGCCACGGGGCCGATACCGACGTGGACACCGCTGTTTCCACGTTGACCGTGCCTGCCCTCCCCAGCGGCGGAACCGGGACCATCTCCCGAGTTGGCGCCACCGGGTTCACCTACAACCCGCCGCCAGCGGCCAACCTCTTGCGAATCGGCACCTCACTGATCGATACCTTCACCTACACCGTGAGCGACGGCCACCTGACCGATACGGCAACGATCACGTTCACGGTGACGCGGGAACTGCCGGCCGAGTGCACATCGGCACCGCCGCATGGATTTACCGACGTCACCGCCGGCGATTGGTACGACGGTCCGGTCGCCTGGGTCAAAGCCATGGGGATCACGAGCGGGACAACCCCCACGTTGTACGGGCCTCACACCCGCACGACCAGAGCACAGATGGCCACCTTTCTGTGGGGGCTTCGCGGCAGGCCGACCGGCAACGCCAACCCCGGGTTCTCCGATGTGCCCTCAGACGCCTACTACGCCGAGGCGGTCGCCTACCTTGTCGGATCCGGCGTGACGAGTGGAACATCGGCAACCAGGTTCTCGCCCAACGCACCGGTCACCCGAGCACAGATGGCCACCTTCCTTTGGGCGCTGGCGGGGCAGCCGGCTACCGCCGCATCGAATCCGTTCAACGACGTACCGGCCGGCAAGTACTACACGGTCCCGGCTACCTGGGCCGCCGAGGTGGGTATCACCACGGGGACCAGCCCCGGGGTGTTCTCGCCCGACAGCGCGGTCACACGAGCCCAAATGGCCACCTTCCTCCGTCACTACGTGTGCACAGTCGGCTACGCCTAA
- a CDS encoding IS110 family transposase yields MKVFVGDDWAEAHHDVHLMGETGEKLAAKRLPEGLDGIAGLHALIAEHTTDPTEVIVGIETERGLWVQALIAAEYQVYAINPLSVSRYRDRHNVAGAKSDPGDAKLLADLVRTDRHNHRPVAGDTDQADGLKVLARAHQNLIWDRTRHTNRLRNDLREFFPAALLAFESLADRDTIAVLTKAPHPDQARRLSIAQIRSALRKGGRQRNLDRRASEIQQALRTPQLDAPPAVTTAFAATTKALVEVIAGLNTSIAELETELAAHFDEHPDADIYLSLPGLGVVLGARVLAEFGDDPDRYDNAKSRRNYAGTSPLTIASGKKHAVLARHVRNRRLYDAIDQWAFCAITASPGCREFYDQHRAAGDLHHQALRALGNRLVGYLHGCLRTRTHYDEHTAWAHRQPAQTQIAA; encoded by the coding sequence ATGAAAGTGTTCGTGGGCGATGACTGGGCCGAAGCCCATCACGACGTCCATCTGATGGGCGAGACCGGCGAGAAGCTGGCTGCGAAACGGTTGCCTGAGGGGCTCGATGGGATCGCGGGTCTTCATGCGTTGATCGCCGAACACACCACCGATCCGACGGAGGTGATCGTGGGGATCGAGACCGAGCGGGGCTTGTGGGTCCAAGCGCTGATCGCCGCCGAGTATCAGGTGTACGCGATCAACCCGTTGTCGGTCTCGCGTTACAGGGACCGCCACAACGTCGCCGGCGCGAAGTCAGACCCTGGCGACGCGAAACTGTTGGCTGATCTGGTGCGCACCGATCGGCACAACCATCGGCCTGTCGCCGGTGACACCGACCAGGCCGACGGGCTGAAAGTCCTCGCACGTGCCCACCAGAATCTGATCTGGGACCGGACCCGTCACACCAACCGGCTCCGCAACGACCTCCGCGAGTTCTTCCCCGCCGCACTGTTGGCGTTCGAGAGCCTTGCCGACCGGGACACGATCGCGGTGTTGACTAAAGCTCCGCACCCCGATCAGGCCCGACGGTTGTCGATCGCCCAGATCCGTTCGGCGCTCCGAAAAGGCGGACGTCAACGGAACCTCGACCGGCGGGCCTCCGAGATCCAACAGGCGTTGCGGACCCCTCAACTCGACGCACCGCCAGCAGTGACGACAGCGTTCGCTGCGACCACCAAAGCGCTGGTCGAGGTCATCGCCGGGCTCAACACCAGCATTGCTGAACTCGAGACCGAGCTGGCCGCCCATTTTGATGAACACCCGGACGCCGACATCTACCTCTCCCTGCCAGGACTCGGTGTTGTGCTCGGCGCCCGGGTGCTCGCAGAGTTCGGGGACGACCCCGACCGCTACGACAACGCCAAGTCTCGCAGGAACTACGCGGGCACGTCACCGCTCACCATCGCCTCAGGCAAGAAACACGCCGTGCTCGCCCGCCATGTCCGCAACCGGCGTCTCTACGACGCCATCGACCAATGGGCGTTCTGCGCGATCACAGCGAGCCCCGGCTGCCGAGAGTTCTACGACCAACACCGTGCTGCCGGTGACCTCCACCACCAAGCACTCAGAGCGCTCGGGAACCGGCTCGTCGGCTACCTCCACGGATGCCTTCGAACCCGCACCCACTACGACGAACACACCGCCTGGGCACACCGTCAACCAGCACAAACACAGATTGCTGCTTGA
- a CDS encoding transposase → MSRAGWHRGILPHNAHQFLEACVERDVRFVVGHELNINIAKVLVETPDHHWVPAVTPDGTEEREHAVVCELTGRVDLTGWPEGTRMIARREPCHPGAQLTFTDEAGHRFQVCVTNLADADIAYLEALYRGRGRVEQRIADAKDTGLANLPSASFAINQAWVTTMLCAQDLIAWTQLLCLNGELAKAQPKRLRYCLFHTAATVTRNSRQDSLNLSDTWPWTDQLLDAFDRAHHIRAVT, encoded by the coding sequence ATATCTCGCGCTGGTTGGCACCGTGGAATTCTCCCTCATAACGCCCACCAGTTCCTCGAGGCCTGTGTGGAGCGTGACGTCCGGTTCGTGGTCGGCCACGAACTCAACATCAACATCGCCAAGGTCCTGGTCGAAACACCAGACCACCACTGGGTTCCAGCAGTCACTCCCGACGGGACCGAAGAACGCGAACACGCGGTGGTGTGTGAGTTGACCGGCCGGGTCGACCTGACCGGATGGCCCGAAGGAACCCGGATGATCGCCCGACGCGAACCGTGTCACCCCGGCGCGCAACTGACGTTCACCGACGAAGCCGGCCACCGGTTCCAGGTGTGTGTCACCAACCTGGCCGATGCTGACATCGCCTACCTCGAAGCGCTCTACCGCGGACGGGGCCGAGTCGAACAGCGCATCGCTGACGCGAAAGACACCGGCCTCGCGAATCTGCCGTCAGCGTCGTTCGCGATCAACCAGGCCTGGGTCACAACCATGTTGTGCGCCCAAGACCTGATCGCGTGGACCCAACTGCTCTGCCTGAACGGTGAACTCGCGAAAGCCCAACCGAAACGGCTTCGCTACTGCCTGTTCCACACCGCCGCCACCGTCACCCGCAACTCCCGACAGGACAGCCTCAACCTCTCGGACACCTGGCCATGGACCGACCAACTCCTTGACGCGTTCGACCGGGCCCACCACATCCGCGCCGTCACCTGA
- a CDS encoding ATP-binding protein, translating to MLAADLERLIGGGESYSLEFKRDINDSELTTNVVCLANGDGGLLLIGVDDDGAVIGARPRHGKATEPERLPALVANTTSPPVNVTASTVDVGGKTVIVIEVPKQTSLVSTTSGVYVRRALDVNGDAQCLPMQPHDAIARLASIGQRDLSAMPVPDATSDDLGEIEIGRFRESVRTIGDRTLAELSTEDLISALGFRTVDGDLVVGAVLMFGTEQALRRFVPTHEVAFQVLDQSSGVQANRIQRIPLVRAMTELSSAIAPFNLEEEVEHGLLRVGLPRYSDVAIRETIANALVHRNYGLVGQVRVAIENDVLSITSPGAFPDGITIHNLLSVPPKPRNPLLADAFKRAGLVERTGRGINRVFAGQLELGRPAPDYSRSTNDWVEVRMRSGPADQELAAFIASVRSRNAGMVDLRFLQVLHEVRQERRITSDRTAEVLQVSVDEARAELNKLVEQGLLEARGERKGRSYHLASSVYEQLGEQAEYVRTRGFDTLQHEQMILTYVDRYDRISRSGVVELCQLKPAQATRLLGRMVDAGKLDMRGQKRGAYYVLAQP from the coding sequence ATGCTGGCGGCCGACCTCGAGCGACTCATCGGTGGGGGCGAGAGCTACAGCCTTGAGTTCAAGCGGGACATCAACGATTCGGAGCTGACCACGAACGTGGTCTGCCTGGCGAACGGCGACGGCGGGCTTCTACTCATCGGGGTTGACGACGATGGCGCCGTGATCGGCGCTCGGCCGCGCCATGGCAAGGCCACTGAACCTGAACGCCTCCCTGCGCTCGTTGCGAACACGACGTCTCCGCCTGTCAACGTGACGGCGTCGACAGTTGACGTCGGCGGCAAGACGGTCATCGTGATCGAAGTGCCGAAGCAGACGTCGCTGGTCTCGACGACCTCAGGTGTCTACGTTCGACGAGCGCTCGATGTCAACGGCGACGCACAGTGTCTACCTATGCAGCCGCACGATGCGATCGCTCGACTTGCCTCGATCGGACAGCGCGACCTGTCAGCAATGCCGGTCCCCGACGCGACCAGCGACGACCTTGGCGAGATCGAGATCGGCCGTTTCCGTGAGTCGGTACGCACGATCGGCGATCGAACGCTGGCCGAATTGTCGACCGAAGATCTGATCTCAGCCCTTGGGTTCCGGACGGTTGACGGTGACCTCGTGGTGGGCGCGGTTCTGATGTTCGGCACTGAACAGGCGCTGAGGCGATTCGTGCCGACGCACGAAGTTGCGTTTCAAGTACTTGACCAATCGAGCGGGGTGCAAGCGAACCGGATCCAGCGGATCCCGCTGGTTCGGGCGATGACCGAACTCAGCAGTGCCATCGCCCCCTTCAACCTGGAGGAGGAAGTTGAGCACGGGCTTTTGCGAGTCGGGCTGCCTCGCTACTCCGACGTTGCGATCCGCGAGACGATCGCCAATGCACTCGTGCACCGAAACTATGGCCTGGTGGGGCAGGTTCGAGTTGCGATCGAGAACGATGTCCTCTCGATAACGAGCCCCGGCGCGTTTCCCGACGGCATCACGATCCACAACCTGTTGTCCGTACCCCCCAAACCGCGGAACCCGCTCTTGGCCGATGCCTTCAAACGGGCAGGCCTGGTTGAACGGACGGGGCGAGGGATCAACCGCGTCTTCGCCGGCCAACTCGAACTCGGCCGGCCGGCGCCCGATTACTCGCGATCCACAAACGACTGGGTCGAGGTCCGGATGCGTTCTGGGCCGGCCGATCAAGAGCTTGCCGCCTTCATCGCAAGTGTCCGCTCTCGCAACGCGGGGATGGTCGACCTGCGGTTCCTCCAGGTGCTCCACGAGGTGCGCCAGGAGCGTCGCATCACCTCGGACCGAACAGCCGAGGTGCTCCAAGTTTCCGTCGATGAGGCGCGTGCCGAACTCAACAAGCTGGTCGAGCAGGGACTGCTGGAAGCAAGAGGTGAGCGAAAGGGTCGCTCGTACCACCTGGCTTCATCGGTGTACGAGCAACTCGGAGAACAGGCCGAGTACGTGCGAACACGCGGCTTCGACACTCTCCAACATGAGCAAATGATCCTGACCTACGTCGATAGGTACGACAGGATCAGCCGATCGGGGGTCGTCGAATTGTGCCAGCTGAAACCAGCCCAAGCGACCAGACTGCTCGGTCGCATGGTCGACGCCGGGAAGCTCGATATGCGCGGCCAGAAGCGCGGCGCCTACTACGTACTTGCACAACCGTGA
- a CDS encoding calcium-binding protein, translated as MREAPSSSSDPSAAARLVACRVQQNAWAVASSRCDDTPRISYIAVMTTGTDTFTYQVCDDQGTCSTGTLTVEVMDESSCTIVGTDGDDVLVGTDGDDVICGLGGDDTLTGGPGGDELRGGRGADVLRRGDGDDLASSGRGEDNIRGNAEAHQLYGGPGADGATGGGGNDELRGGAGPDIIDGQAGRDTIRGGRGADHLSGSAGNDDLSGGNGNDTGYGGRSTDTCASLEVVRGCET; from the coding sequence GTGCGAGAAGCTCCATCCTCGAGCTCAGATCCGTCAGCAGCAGCGCGGCTGGTTGCGTGCAGGGTGCAACAGAACGCCTGGGCGGTGGCGTCTAGTAGGTGTGACGACACGCCACGGATCTCATATATCGCTGTCATGACCACAGGGACCGACACATTCACCTACCAGGTATGTGACGATCAGGGCACCTGCTCGACCGGCACCCTCACCGTGGAGGTCATGGACGAGTCGTCCTGCACAATCGTTGGGACCGACGGCGATGACGTCCTCGTCGGCACCGACGGAGACGATGTCATATGCGGGCTCGGCGGCGACGACACCCTCACCGGAGGACCTGGTGGCGACGAGTTGCGAGGAGGCCGAGGAGCAGACGTCCTTCGACGCGGCGACGGTGACGACCTTGCCAGCAGCGGCCGCGGCGAAGACAACATTCGAGGCAACGCAGAGGCACACCAGCTCTACGGCGGGCCGGGAGCAGATGGCGCCACAGGTGGCGGCGGCAACGACGAGCTCCGTGGCGGAGCAGGCCCGGACATCATCGACGGTCAAGCAGGACGCGACACGATCCGAGGAGGACGCGGCGCCGACCACCTCAGCGGCTCAGCTGGCAACGACGATCTGTCCGGAGGAAACGGAAATGACACTGGATACGGTGGCCGGAGCACCGACACGTGCGCCAGCCTGGAGGTAGTGAGAGGATGCGAAACGTAG
- a CDS encoding excisionase family DNA-binding protein: MAGPTTTEQHSKRPQLVLRADGTEVQLTPRQADLVDLVLDDLETVSPAKAAELLGVSRPMVVRWINQGILQDQKTGSHHKIPLTSVWELKFRRMEAGRAAVAAVRDAPNDDAAARRTAAARDRARERVARRDSAS; the protein is encoded by the coding sequence ATGGCCGGACCGACAACAACGGAACAGCATTCGAAGAGGCCCCAGCTGGTGCTGCGTGCTGACGGGACCGAGGTGCAACTCACGCCACGACAAGCGGACCTAGTCGACCTTGTCCTCGATGATCTGGAGACCGTGTCCCCAGCAAAGGCAGCGGAGTTGCTCGGCGTCTCTCGCCCTATGGTTGTTCGCTGGATCAACCAGGGAATCCTGCAAGATCAGAAAACAGGATCGCATCACAAGATTCCCCTCACGTCGGTGTGGGAACTGAAGTTCAGGCGCATGGAAGCTGGAAGAGCCGCGGTCGCCGCCGTTCGGGACGCTCCCAACGATGATGCGGCCGCCAGGCGCACGGCCGCCGCCCGCGATCGCGCTCGGGAGCGGGTCGCCCGTCGTGACAGCGCCTCGTGA
- a CDS encoding helix-turn-helix domain-containing protein: protein MIKNERQYKITRSKADEVRVAISELERAPLPEGLSAEMRELQMQALSGTLGDFETELADFDALHDATLIEATGIGEFPTALIRARIARGLTQRELADRLGIAEQSIQRYEAGDYAGVSFARLVEIAEALAVTVHYDVRLASAS, encoded by the coding sequence ATGATCAAAAATGAGCGTCAGTACAAGATCACTCGGTCCAAGGCCGATGAGGTTCGGGTAGCGATCAGTGAGCTGGAGCGGGCGCCTTTGCCCGAGGGGCTGTCTGCCGAGATGCGCGAGCTGCAGATGCAGGCACTCAGCGGGACGTTGGGCGACTTCGAAACCGAGCTGGCGGACTTCGATGCGTTGCATGACGCGACGCTGATTGAGGCGACCGGAATCGGGGAGTTTCCGACTGCGTTGATCAGGGCGCGGATCGCTCGCGGATTGACCCAGCGCGAACTGGCAGATCGGCTCGGAATCGCAGAGCAGTCGATCCAGCGCTACGAGGCCGGCGACTATGCCGGTGTGAGTTTCGCCCGACTCGTCGAAATCGCCGAAGCGCTCGCGGTGACCGTCCACTACGACGTCCGTCTCGCTTCAGCAAGCTAA
- a CDS encoding DUF6932 family protein, with protein sequence MVPRFVDGVLPPGEWLASWAEVEATFGGTDWRVHLLEGCRRALLSLKAAGCRRAWIDGSFVTAKVHPGDVDASYDPIGVDRSVLHPALLDLSPGRPAQKAAFGCEFFPNIIEGSSGRYFVEFFQRDRDGRPKGIVVIDLTNEGFEQ encoded by the coding sequence ATGGTCCCGCGGTTCGTCGATGGTGTGTTGCCCCCGGGTGAGTGGCTGGCGTCCTGGGCCGAGGTCGAGGCAACGTTTGGGGGAACCGATTGGCGTGTTCACCTCCTCGAGGGTTGCCGCCGGGCGTTGCTGTCGCTGAAGGCGGCCGGGTGTCGACGTGCATGGATCGATGGGAGCTTCGTGACGGCCAAGGTTCACCCCGGCGACGTCGATGCTTCGTATGACCCGATAGGGGTCGACCGGTCGGTGCTGCATCCGGCGTTGTTGGACCTGTCACCCGGGAGGCCTGCACAAAAGGCTGCGTTCGGTTGCGAGTTCTTTCCCAACATCATCGAAGGATCGTCGGGCCGGTACTTCGTGGAGTTCTTTCAACGCGATCGTGATGGCCGCCCAAAGGGCATCGTCGTGATCGACCTGACCAACGAGGGGTTCGAACAATGA